The sequence TATAATATAAACATCGGCAATTGGCTCACCCTTGCTGTCAACTGTTTTTCCTTCGAGGGTAAAATTTTTGTTTTGCGAATATGTGTTCATACAGCAGAAAATGGCTAGCAGAATGGTAAACGTTTTCATCTGGTCGTAATTGTTTAGTTTTCAGTGCAAAGGTCGAGATAAATAGTTTTAAGGATAATGAAAAAAAACTAAACTATGTTAATCTGCTTATGGAGGTTTGCAGCTTAGCGAACGGGATTATAAGGAATTTTGAAATAGAAGGTCGAACCTTTATTTGATTCAGATTTAAAGTCAATCTTTCCTCCCATCAAATCGATGTTACCTTTACAAATTGCAAGTCCAAGTCCAACACCATCATAGTTTTGTGCACGTTCATCGTGTGCTTTTTCAAAGCGTTGGAAAAGACTTTTTTGTTTCTTTTTAACAATGCCAATACCGGTGTCTTCAATAGCAAATGTAAGCATTGAGTGGTTAAGTTCATACGCTAACTTAATGGTGCCTGATTCAGTATATTTACCTGCATTATTTAACAAGTTCATAATAACCTGTCGTAGTTTTCCTTCATCAGTAGTAATAATACTTCTGTCATCGTCTAGGCCTTTTTTTACTTCATATTTTACAGAATCTTTTGTAATAGGCAAGAATGCTTCACTAATTTCATCAATTAGCTTATTCAGGTGTACTGTGTCTTTATAAACTTTTACATTTCCGGTTTCCAACATCGAAATGTCAAGAAGTTCGTTAACAATATATAACAATTGATTCGAGCTATTGCGGATAATCGCCAAAAACTTTTTTACCTGGTCTTCTTCAAGATGATTCGTATTCAGAATATCTGAAAATCCGACTATGCTGTTCATTGGTGTTCTTATTTCGTGCGATATAT comes from uncultured Draconibacterium sp. and encodes:
- a CDS encoding HAMP domain-containing sensor histidine kinase — its product is MRKINFEYRITLLYLIIGGAWIIFSDKFLLTITDDQEKLTQLQTYKGWFYVAATSSLLFFLVKNHLKRLRKAEAEAKKSNELKTSFLQNISHEIRTPMNSIVGFSDILNTNHLEEDQVKKFLAIIRNSSNQLLYIVNELLDISMLETGNVKVYKDTVHLNKLIDEISEAFLPITKDSVKYEVKKGLDDDRSIITTDEGKLRQVIMNLLNNAGKYTESGTIKLAYELNHSMLTFAIEDTGIGIVKKKQKSLFQRFEKAHDERAQNYDGVGLGLAICKGNIDLMGGKIDFKSESNKGSTFYFKIPYNPVR